In Acidobacteriota bacterium, the DNA window TCGTGCGAAAACAGTGACGCGTTCCTGAGCAAGCGCGCGCGGAGAGAGCTGTCGGAAGCTGAGAAGGTCAACGTGTGGCGGCTGCTTGAAATGCAGCGCTACGCCAGGTTGATCTACACGAGTTGCGGCTGGTTCTTCGATGACATATCGAACATCGAGACCGTCAAGATCATCGAGTACGCCGCCCGCGCGATTCAGCTTGCGCGCGATGTTTCCGGTGTCGATCTCGAGCCGCAGTTCATAGCAGATCTGGAAAAGGCTCCCGGCAACAAGCCTCATCTCGCAAACGGCGCGACGGTCTACAAAGAACTCGTGAAGCCCTCGATCACCGATCTCGAAAAAGGCCTGGCCCATTACGGAATCAGCTCGCTCGTCGAAGAGTACTCGCCCAGGCAGCGGATATTCTCGTTCGAGTTCGAGCGCACGGACTACGTTTGTGAGAAGACCGCCTCACGCACGCTGGCGGTTGGGGCTGTTAGCGTTCGGTCTACGATAACCCGTGAACACCTCGAGGGCATGTTCGTTGTGTTGCACCTGGGAGGGTACGATTTTCATTGCGCCGTTCGAGAGCTAGTCCCGGCTGACGAGTATGAAGCGCTGAAGGAGGAGCTGTTTCGCCGCTTCGGAGAAGACTCCACTCGCAACCTCTTACAGGCGATCGATACCAGGATGATCGCCGACAGCTTTGCGCTCAAAGACCTGTTCATCGAAGAGCGTAGAAAGGTCGGAAGACTGCTGGCAAAGGACGCGCTTGAGCGATCACGGGATCACTACCGGCGCATCTACGAAGAGAGCCGCGACGTGATGAGGCTGCTTGCGAGTTTGAAGGTCCCAGCGCCTGAGAGCTTAAAAAGGGCGACCGAGTATGTGCTGAGTCAAAGGCTCGAGCACGCGTGCGAGGAACTGAAGCAGCAAGCGCTGTCGGAGACTCAACTGAGCGAGGTAGCAGCTTCAGTCTTTCGCGAAGCTGATTCGCTCGGCTGCAATGTCGACGTCTCCGGTTTGAAAGAAGCGCTCGAACAGATCGTCTACTCGAGGCTCGAGGCGTATCGCGCGCACGGCGATGTCGGGAGCGCCGAATCAGCGATTCACTTCTTGAGGCTTGCAGAACAACTGGGTGTTGGTGTCGGTCTGTGGCGTTTGCAGAATCTGTTTTGGGAGCTTCTGAACGAGCCGGGAGAGAGAACCGAAACTGGACAGCCGTTGATGGATGAGTTAGGCGACAAGCTCAAGTTCAGTGAGCGAGTAGTGCAAATGCAGTTGAAAGCAGGTACCTAAGAGACGCGCGCCGGGTTCGGACAATCAAATCCTCAATAGACCAGACTATCTTGAAGTCCATGCGGTGGCCCAAGACTCAGCCAGCTTCTCGACCTCCTCAAGGGTCTTCGTTCGTCCGGCGGCGATGTCGGCACGTCCCCGCCGTACGGCTGCCATGATGAGCAACTCCTCAGTAATTTCGTCAAGCGAGACGTCCTCTGGGAGCCTGCTAAGAGCGTCGATTACGGCTTGCTTATCGGTCATGGAACAATGTACCCCCATCGTCGGTCGGAGGGCAACAGGTGCCTTATTGGCAAACTCCAACATCATGGGCAACAATTGCAGGTTGATTGCGAGGATCGATTATGGCTTACAGACTGTCACGCTCAAACACTTCCTCACCCACGAGCAATACGACCGCGACAAGTGGAAGAAAGACTGCTAACAGGCCGCGTAAGCCGCGCTTCAGCCGGCGCAAGTATGCCGCGCTCTTGAGTGAGACGCTGCCACGGGTGATTGCAACGCCCGAGGAGCTCGAGCGGCTGGCGCGCCAGATCGAACCGCTGCTGGATAAAGGTGAGCGCCGCACACCTGAGGAGGAGGCTCTCTGTTGCCTTTCGCTGAAGCTGATCGATGATTATCAACAAGCCCACCGGTCAATCCCTGAGATGAAGCCGCACGAACTGCTACAGGCGCTGCTCGAGGAATCCGGGAAACGCCAGGCGGACCTGCTGTCAGTGTTCGGCTCGCGCAGCCGTGTCTCGGACGCTGTCAACGGCAAGCGCGCGATCAGCAAGTCTCAGGCGAAGCGGCTGGGCGAGTTCTTCAGCGTCACTCCTGCGGCGTTCATCTGAATAAAGTCCGGGTTCAGAGTTCAGAGTCTAGAGTTCAAGATTCTTCAACACAGTCACCGCTAGCGGGAGCAGCCTCACTTCAACCGACCTTCCTGGTGAATGATGTACTCGCGGCGGCTTTCATTCATAAAGTCGTCTTAGTGCCGGCCGCCATCGTGGATCAGATAGAATGTCAGTGTTATCGCTAAACTGGTCGATGCTCCCAATCAGCTTCCCGCCGGCGATTCGCTTTACCTCGGGGTCGGTGATGGAGGCGCGAATAGCATCGGCGAAGCTTCCGCCAAGGTGTATGACCAGGAACGGGCGTCCGAAGAAACTCGATACATTCGCAGGAAGCGGCTCAGTTATTCCTAACCGATTGTGCATCTCGGCTACATACTCGTATGCCGCCGCGAGGTGGTTCTCGCGTTCCTCCCAAGCCTCAGCTAACAGCACTCTCCTCAGAATTGGCGCCAGATCGTCAGCACAATTCAATTCGTTGAACGCCTTGCCGAACCATTTTGCATATGGAGCATACTGCTTCTCCATCAGGAAACAGAGTCGCATGAGATCTCGCACCAACCGGGATCCAATGAGGGCCGAACCGATCTCATCTCTTACGATTCCAGCGCGACCCATTAAATGCTCCTCCTGCCCAACCCTGTTCCAGCAGGAGGCCAGCAAGTAGCGCCATACATCGCCGGGGTAATAGCCAAATCTATCGCGGACACCCTGCAATCCTACTTCGTCATGAAAGACCGCTCCCGCGGTGATGCTAAGAAGCTTCTGCTCAGGAAACGTCAACCAATCGGCCGGCTCTATGGATTGCTCGATGTCGAAGTTAACGTAGTCGAGAAAGAATCCACGAATCGTAAGGATGTCTACCCGGTGGTTAATCGGACCCTTATCAACATCGCGAAGAAGCTGGACGTTGTTATCAGCAGCATCGGGCAGAGTAAAGTTGGTTGAATAGTCGTGAAATTTAGGTGGCAGCTTTTGACGCAACGCTTCATCGATAGCATCGCGGTAAAGTCGGTGGTCGTCTTCTTTCAGGAAGAGCATAACCCGCGGTCCCCAGTGGTGGTCTGTGGACATTTCGTTGTCGTAGCCGAGTATTTCCGAGCCGCTGCCGATTAGCGCCGCGCTATACCGCAGTCCCGGCGCGATGGCATCCAGTACCGGCTTCACCGCTTCGACATAGAACAACCTGCCGAGCTCGAGTCCTGGGATGAAGTCTGACATTAGTTGGTTATTGTTTCTGGGCTTCAGCAAAGGAGTGCAAGAGTTAAGCACAGCCCGCGCTGCGACAGCAGCAGTGTGCTAGCCGGCGAGGCTCGGCTAGCGCTGGGGCTTCAACACAACTACCGCCAGCGGCGGCAAGGTTACCTCCATCGAGCAAGGCCAGCCCGCCCACCCTTCCGCCCTTGCCATCACGCCTCCCATGTTACCCATATTGCTTCCGCCGTACGCTGACGAGTCGCTGTTCAGGACTTCTTTGTAGAACACTGCTTCCGGGACTCCAATGCGATAGCCCGCTCGAGGCACCGGTGTGAAGTTCAGAACAAAGATCAAATAATCATGCGGGTTCTTCGCCTTCCGCCTGAACGCGATCGTGCTGCCGTTCGCGTCTTGAAAGTCGATCCATTGAAATCCGGTGTGCTCGAAATCGACTTCGTGAAGCGACGGCTCGCGTGAATACAGTTGGTTCAGGTCCTTCACGTAATCTTGTAACTGGCGGTGCGAATCATATCCCAACAGATGCCAGTCGAGGCTTCGTTGGTGATTCCACTCGTTCCACTGGCCGAA includes these proteins:
- a CDS encoding DUF3536 domain-containing protein; protein product: MGNQVIEPRFASMTNRFVCIHGHFYQPPRENPWLEDVEVEDSAAPYHDWNERITAECYAPNAVSRILDDSGRIAELVNNYKKMSFNFGPTILSWLERHRGDVYEQIIEADRLSRQAHNGHGNAIAQCYNHVIMPLASLYDKLIQVRWGIADFEFRFGREPEGMWLPETAVDLATLQVLADCNIKFTILSPNQAQAVRAPGEDWQVVSHGHIDPTQPYRCRLSKGRHIDLFFYDRPVSHDISFEGLLKSGDRFAERLISGFNHQREHAQLMNVATDGETFGHHSKFGDMALAYAIGKIEREGLAQITNYAEYLALHPPTHEVKIHENTSWSCAHGVERWRGDCGCNSGNTHYHQRWRAPLRQALDALQEKLDEVFQRESSIPLVDPYAAVDDYIEVILDRSCENSDAFLSKRARRELSEAEKVNVWRLLEMQRYARLIYTSCGWFFDDISNIETVKIIEYAARAIQLARDVSGVDLEPQFIADLEKAPGNKPHLANGATVYKELVKPSITDLEKGLAHYGISSLVEEYSPRQRIFSFEFERTDYVCEKTASRTLAVGAVSVRSTITREHLEGMFVVLHLGGYDFHCAVRELVPADEYEALKEELFRRFGEDSTRNLLQAIDTRMIADSFALKDLFIEERRKVGRLLAKDALERSRDHYRRIYEESRDVMRLLASLKVPAPESLKRATEYVLSQRLEHACEELKQQALSETQLSEVAASVFREADSLGCNVDVSGLKEALEQIVYSRLEAYRAHGDVGSAESAIHFLRLAEQLGVGVGLWRLQNLFWELLNEPGERTETGQPLMDELGDKLKFSERVVQMQLKAGT
- a CDS encoding type II toxin-antitoxin system HigB family toxin: MEQCTPIVGRRATGALLANSNIMGNNCRLIARIDYGLQTVTLKHFLTHEQYDRDKWKKDC
- a CDS encoding transcriptional regulator, whose translation is MAYRLSRSNTSSPTSNTTATSGRKTANRPRKPRFSRRKYAALLSETLPRVIATPEELERLARQIEPLLDKGERRTPEEEALCCLSLKLIDDYQQAHRSIPEMKPHELLQALLEESGKRQADLLSVFGSRSRVSDAVNGKRAISKSQAKRLGEFFSVTPAAFI
- a CDS encoding DUF4037 domain-containing protein; translation: MSDFIPGLELGRLFYVEAVKPVLDAIAPGLRYSAALIGSGSEILGYDNEMSTDHHWGPRVMLFLKEDDHRLYRDAIDEALRQKLPPKFHDYSTNFTLPDAADNNVQLLRDVDKGPINHRVDILTIRGFFLDYVNFDIEQSIEPADWLTFPEQKLLSITAGAVFHDEVGLQGVRDRFGYYPGDVWRYLLASCWNRVGQEEHLMGRAGIVRDEIGSALIGSRLVRDLMRLCFLMEKQYAPYAKWFGKAFNELNCADDLAPILRRVLLAEAWEERENHLAAAYEYVAEMHNRLGITEPLPANVSSFFGRPFLVIHLGGSFADAIRASITDPEVKRIAGGKLIGSIDQFSDNTDILSDPRWRPALRRLYE